GATAACTGCTGAATTAATGTAAAAGTCGTGCAAAAAGCATCAGTCCAGTTGAATATTAATCCAGTCAAGAGCATGACTCACTTACAACTTTGGTGACGTGCAAATGCGGGCCAAAGTGTAGCCCCTTATAGTGTCCATTACATTTTAGTTTTTAGACACCATATATAAACAAGAATGGGGCACTTCCCTGACATACTGTGATGTTATATACTTCTACGAGGTATCTCCACGTGAACTACCATCTGGTTTTACTCAATGTGAGTTATCGTTTTGGGGAATTCGTAGTCAATTTTATAACCAAAACAGAACAAAGCTTCAAGCGCATTCATATCCGAGCTTAAGTAAAAGTAATACATATTCATAATTTATAGGACGAAAGAACCTAAAGATCTTGCTACAGTCACGCCAAGCGTGCAGATTCGCCGACAACTGATCTTTTTGTCAATATCGCCGAGTGCTCATTTAATTGCTCCCAAGAATGCGCATCACGACATGCCTGTCGACTTAATCGCACCGCCCGCTTTGTACGCATTCTCATTTCTGTTTCGTACATGTCCAGTGCAGCCTTTTGGCCAGTTTGTCCAGAGTAAATTTGAGCGATGGCATCCGCCAGATGGAATGCATCCAGGAGTCCGTGGTTTGCAGCCTCACCACGATCTAGTCATCGTCAGCATCCTTTCGTTGTCCAGACAGATATGCACAACTTACACATTGTCATAGCATGTGCAGCGTCTCCAGCCAGCGTCACACGGCCATTATTGTTATCCCAGTCCAGGCACTCCCAGTCAGCCAGTTTGATCTCTAGTACGGGGGTCCCCTCAGGTATTTTTTGAACTGCATTTCTCAAAACGGGTACAAAGCCCTCGGCCCGGCGCTTCATATTGGCCAGACGGCCCTCATCAGTATGAGCTACCTCGTCAGCGGAGGTATGTACCGGCCAGGACATGCAGATCTGCGCTCGATATCGTTCATGATCTGTCCCAACTGTTCCATTCACGTGCGGAGTCTCCAGCATAGAAAACCAGAAGAAGGCCCCCGTCTCAGGATGACATCCTTGAAACAGAAGCGGATCCATAGAGCGAAGCGGTTTGATGTCCTCCGGGGAGAGATCCACAGCTACTCCTGTAAATCGGATTGGTAACAGTACGTTACTATACGCATCAGGTCTTAACATTTGTCTGATCGCTGACCGACTTCCCTCGACCCCCACGACCATTCTTCCAGTCGCAGAGGATCCGTCGTCAAACTTCAAGTTTACCTTTTCTGGTAGAGTCTCTAGATCCACGCCCACCACTCTTCGATCCCAGTGTACCCGGTCTTCGATTCCGTGGAGCAAGgcctttctcatcttctcacGGTTTACGCGCCACCGCACAGAGGGCGGGATCTTGAATTTCGGCTCTCCCGTGGCAAGattgatgaaaagaaaattcccATTATCGTTCAGGGCAACGTCCGGATCGACCTGGACATCTTGAATCCGGGCTAGAACGTCTGCGGGGAGCATCTGCTGAAGATATTCCAGCGCCCAATGGAGGGTGATAGCCCAGCCTTGACCACGAGCATCGGGTGTGGAGTCTCGCTCATATATTTCGAAAGGTATGCCTTTCTATTCACTGTTAATATAAGTCTACTTTAAGTCCATGTTGAGGGTAGGTGTGAGCAAAACCTTCTTTAACGCCTGGCCGAGGGTTAAGCCGACAATGCCGGCGCCAACAATAAGAACAGGATCCATGATGTTGCGAATCTTTGAGATGTAGTGGAGGTGTAAGGCATGGTAAACGTGTTGtctttattactattactagGATTGCCCTTGACATCACTATCATCTTTGACTAGGACCCTTGGGTCGGCTAAGTTGAAGGTTATCCGACGATCGGACCGTCGCATAGATAAGTGAACGCGATGCGGGGCTTTGGCTTCAACCTTCCAACTTCTGATTAGGACTGGACGTTGCCGTCGGAAACTGCCGATCGCCTCAGGAATCGTTCAGCCGAATCACTGTATAAATCATCGGTAGATTCACACTATCCGACCATAGGATAGCAATCGCAAATCAATCAGAGAAGCAAAAATGACAGCACACGAAGCCCTGAACCCTATCCACCCGTCCGTCCTGCCTCATTTGGACCCCGTCTTTATCAAACTCTACAATGAAAATGTCGCCAACACCCCCAACAAGCCCATAGACTTGGCCATTCTTCGATCAAAATATTCCGTGTTATATTCTTATGGTACCGGGCCAGCCCCCGATCCAGCTAGAATATACGATGCAACCGTGCCGGGATATAATGGCGATTTGATTCCAGTGCGAGTATACGAGCCATCGTCTCCGGGGCCTTGGCCGGTGCATATTGATTTTCATGGCGGTGGTATGCActccttccctctcttgTATCCTCGGATGTAATCTAGCAGAAGACTAATGCCGACCGCAGGCTGGGGCCTTGGCGACCTCGACACTGAAGCTCATATCTGCAAGCATCTGTCCGTCAAAGCGGACGTTTGTGTAATCGACATTGGTTACCGGCTGGTCCCAGAACAGCCGTTTCCCATTGGCATCCAAGACTCCTTTGCTGCCCTGGAATACATTCATGCCCAGGGCGCTTCCAAGTTCAACATTGACACGACCCGCATCTCCCTTGGCGGTGTCTCAGCTGGAGGAAACATCGCCCTGATCGTGGCCCACCTTGCAAGGGATGCCAGCATCCCTCTGAAACTCGTCGCGGTGGGCACACCCGTCATTGACGATATCTCCAAGTACGCCTCTGCAAGCGAGTCTCCATACCCCTCTGTCCAACAGATGGAGCACGCGCCCACTCTCAACTGGGCCAGGTTGAAGTGGTTCGATAATCTCAAATGGGAAAGCCTTTCCAGCGATGTGGGTTTGAGGAAGGAGCAATTAGATAAAATCAGCTGGTATGCGAATGCAATGAATGCGCCTAGTTTCACCAACCTACCCAAGACGGTGATCTACACTGCTGGCTGTGATCCGCTacgagatgaaggagaggcGTACGCAATGAAGCTAGTGGAGGGTGGCAATGAAGTTACGCTTAAAAGGTTTGAAGGCGTGCCACACCCTTTCATGCATATGGATAACGGTATGACGATTTCTACTTTTCTTCCTGCTCATTTCCTTCCGGGTGTTTTGGAGACCCATGCTGACCAGACGTGGCGCAGACTTATGGCAGGCGAAGGAGTTTATAGACAAGACGGCTGCGCATATTCGGGTTGCGTTACATTAGACATATTGTATTATTTTCCTAAATCAAGAGCAACTGAATCtgatatagaaagaataCTTAAATTCGATGCACTCCTTGAGCCCAGTACTCTTAAGTTCCTAATAACTCATGGCGGCCATGATTTAGTTATGTACTTTGGGTGACGACTTTAGTGCAATATAGCTTCGGTATATGGATAGAACCGTAGCTTTGGAAGCATATCTGAATGGTCTAAAAGGCTGGTTATTCGTCTTGCAAACAAACCCAGTACCCAAGTGTAGATTGGCTAGACCTTGCCTTTGCAGTTGAAATAAGATGTTTACCCTTAATGTAACATTGTCCATGATAATTATGGAACGCGGCTATTTGCTATTAGTGATTAAGAGATAACATCTACAGCAAAAGATTGTCTATATTCATGTTGAGTCTAGATTTCTTGCGCAGATAAGATTCACAAGATTAAACCAGTGCCACTTACTCCAGGCGCTTATGAAAGCTCAGAGAGCATTTTGATTTATACCTGTACGCTAAAATGATTACTTCTTCAGTGTGTAACGGCCCTGAAGAATATCCCCATTATAAAACCCTCACATTTCATTCCAATATTTGTATCCTAGACGCCCATCTAAGAGGCCTGCTCCAACGCATACAGCTGTCTCGCCAACGCTACCAAGCTCTCTTTCAACGGCTTAAACCTCACATCCAACATCAGTTGCACCTTTCCTGAATCGCACGAGTAATGCGTATCCTTTATTCGTTTCCCGGGCTCTCCCTCTGCGATCCTATCCTGGCTCTCCGGAAGCTCCTTTCGGACTATATCGGCTATCTCCTGTGTGTCGTACGATCCCTCCGTCACCAGGAAGCGCTGGTGAGACGGTAGATCCACAGTTAGTGCCTGCAGACTAGTCCGGGCAAGGTCTTCAACGTCAATCCATACTAAGATGAACTCGTCAGGGTAATCCGTTTTGTTGGAATAACTAAAACAGCGGACTTACCGGGTGCCTTTGTAGGTGGGATTCCATTGCCCTTCAACACATCCCAAACAATCTGGTTGCTGGCATTCAATTGCGATAACGACTCGATCGGATGAATCATCTTGCCAAAGACCATTCCTGGGCACAATGTGACCAGCTGATAGCTGACTTCGTGGTCACGAACGTAATCCCACGCTGCTTTCTCAGCTATCACTTTAGACGCTCGGTATGCAATTGGCTGTGATGGTCAGTGCTGTGCTAGATCCAAACTAGTCATAACAGACAGAGGAAGGTAGATAAATTGGACACATACAACGAGGCTCgcattctttccctcttcatAGGTTAACGGACACCAATCCTTCTCCGTATACACCCTTCCGGGCTGCGGCCCCAACGAGGCATCATAAACCGCCGCAAAGCTCGACATGATCACCACCTTTTTGACTTCGGGATACTGTGAGGCAGCTTCGCATACGGTAACTGTTCCCTTGAGGGCGGGGAtaagaagcttctcctcAAATTCTTCGGGCGTGGCATCGTAGCTGAACGCGCTCGCCAGATGCAAGATGCCCTTGCAACCGGCCACAGCGGGCGCAAACTGGGTTACATCAGTCGGGTCGCTGATAACGACCAGTTCGAGGTTCGTTATGTCCACGCCTGCGGCAGTCAGGGCTGCTTGCGTCGCGGTCGCCTTTTGTTCGGAGCGGACTGTGCCGCGGACGTGGTGGTTTgtggaaagaaggagagagatgcAGTGCGCGGCAATGAAGCCATTGGCGCCTGTTACTAGAATTTTAGACATGCTTAATTCTGTGGGATTTTCGAAGAGTAAAAAAGTTCACTGATGCTGTCTGAGAGAGCTGTCGGGCAATTCCTGGTTTTAATACTCAGCCAAAGTTGGGGGAATTTCAGTGGTTATCCAACGTCCGTCGGATAAGTGGGTTTAGAGCGGCGGAGACCTAAATAGATCGTCTCATGCATGAATGAATCCGACGCAAGCAATTTCGGAAGGCGGCTTTCCCACTTATCTGAAATTATTGTTCCACCGATTGAACTATtcttatcaatcaatcatttACCTCGGAGGTCTGTGTGGAGTGGAGTCTCCAGTCTACAAAAGGGTGGATACGTAGGCAGCTTACTTATATCATTCGTCAATGGTGGACCATTCTCAATAATAGTGATAGTAACAAACATTATGGATATCCA
This window of the Aspergillus flavus chromosome 8, complete sequence genome carries:
- a CDS encoding esterase: MTAHEALNPIHPSVLPHLDPVFIKLYNENVANTPNKPIDLAILRSKYSVLYSYGTGPAPDPARIYDATVPGYNGDLIPVRVYEPSSPGPWPVHIDFHGGGWGLGDLDTEAHICKHLSVKADVCVIDIGYRLVPEQPFPIGIQDSFAALEYIHAQGASKFNIDTTRISLGGVSAGGNIALIVAHLARDASIPLKLVAVGTPVIDDISKYASASESPYPSVQQMEHAPTLNWARLKWFDNLKWESLSSDVGLRKEQLDKISWYANAMNAPSFTNLPKTVIYTAGCDPLRDEGEAYAMKLVEGGNEVTLKRFEGVPHPFMHMDNDLWQAKEFIDKTAAHIRVALH
- a CDS encoding putative NAD dependent epimerase/dehydratase (unnamed protein product); amino-acid sequence: MSKILVTGANGFIAAHCISLLLSTNHHVRGTVRSEQKATATQAALTAAGVDITNLELVVISDPTDVTQFAPAVAGCKGILHLASAFSYDATPEEFEEKLLIPALKGTVTVCEAASQYPEVKKVVIMSSFAAVYDASLGPQPGRVYTEKDWCPLTYEEGKNASLVPIAYRASKVIAEKAAWDYVRDHEVSYQLVTLCPGMVFGKMIHPIESLSQLNASNQIVWDVLKGNGIPPTKAPVWIDVEDLARTSLQALTVDLPSHQRFLVTEGSYDTQEIADIVRKELPESQDRIAEGEPGKRIKDTHYSCDSGKVQLMLDVRFKPLKESLVALARQLYALEQAS
- a CDS encoding putative monooxygenase, with product MDPVLIVGAGIVGLTLGQALKKKGIPFEIYERDSTPDARGQGWAITLHWALEYLQQMLPADVLARIQDVQVDPDVALNDNGNFLFINLATGEPKFKIPPSVRWRVNREKMRKALLHGIEDRVHWDRRVVGVDLETLPEKVNLKFDDGSSATGRMVVGVEGSRSAIRQMLRPDAYSNVLLPIRFTGVAVDLSPEDIKPLRSMDPLLFQGCHPETGAFFWFSMLETPHVNGTVGTDHERYRAQICMSWPVHTSADEVAHTDEGRLANMKRRAEGFVPVLRNAVQKIPEGTPVLEIKLADWECLDWDNNNGRVTLAGDAAHAMTMYRGEAANHGLLDAFHLADAIAQIYSGQTGQKAALDMYETEMRMRTKRAVRLSRQACRDAHSWEQLNEHSAILTKRSVVGESARLA